The DNA region TTCTGTGGGCTCCGCTGTTTTCACGGCAAAAATAAAGAGTTCATAACCCGTATCTTCCGCTAAGGGGGAATTTAAAATATAGGATCTGGATAGCTCTACAACAGGCAAGTTAAAACCTTGCGGAGTGACTATCTCCCATGAATAACCCGCCAGTTTATCTGATGGTAGCAAAACCACCAACAAGTCTTTAGGCGCAGCTTGCAAATTTTGTCCATTTGCTTTTATTGTAAGGTTGTAAATATTAAAGCACCCGATAATTTTTTGGACATCTATCCAAGAGATAATTTCTTCAAATGGCACTTGACGCCATTGTTCCTGCTGGGGTGCAGTTTTTAAAAGTATCGCATCTTTCGTAATTGCAAACGCGTGAATATCTTTACTGGTAAGACCAAGTTTATTGTAAAAAGCTTCATTAAGGTAAATAAAGTCATTCAATACTAACTCTTTACCAGTATTTACATCAAAAGTCAGCGCCTG from Succinispira mobilis DSM 6222 includes:
- a CDS encoding protease inhibitor I42 family protein, whose amino-acid sequence is MIRLNFKLLLLICLLLLNTPVVFAQPSVLVNQTKQQVFVDGMLNLEVQEKINQRLASFNLAPQEKVQILTNNTSVISLFIPSKKGETIEKQALTFDVNTGKELVLNDFIYLNEAFYNKLGLTSKDIHAFAITKDAILLKTAPQQEQWRQVPFEEIISWIDVQKIIGCFNIYNLTIKANGQNLQAAPKDLLVVLLPSDKLAGYSWEIVTPQGFNLPVVELSRSYILNSPLAEDTGYELFIFAVKTAEPTEIQLKYSNSWNKDKQANFQLKINQ